One genomic segment of Gossypium arboreum isolate Shixiya-1 chromosome 3, ASM2569848v2, whole genome shotgun sequence includes these proteins:
- the LOC108487525 gene encoding MA3 DOMAIN-CONTAINING TRANSLATION REGULATORY FACTOR 2 isoform X1, whose amino-acid sequence MNVTAGFISDERREIVQSASGSEDPMQIPISSKSPRSTQVHGKGSPVNHDRQSRSPIDGRPKKGGCGGKGTWGGLLDSDSSYALDPNDPNYDSSEEYGHPNARKSAPDFDAFKKKATIIVEEYFATDDVDSATNELKELAMPSYNYYFVKKLVSMAMDRHDHEKEMAAVLLSALYADVIDAPQVYRGFSKLVESADDLIVDIPDTVDILALFIARAVVDDILPPAFLKKQIALLPNDSKGVEVLERAEKGYLAAPMHAEIIERRWRVSKKTVEDVKARINNLLIEYVTSGDKKEAYRCIKDLKVPFFHHEIVKRALVMAMERRQAEDRLLDLLKEAAEEGLINSSQITKGFDRLIDTIEDLSLDIPNAQRILKSLISKATSDGWLCASSLRSFSLEPRKNLLEDNFTRTFKLKSQSIVQEYFLTGDISEVFSCIEAENKTSSGELNAIFVKRLITLAMDRKNREKEMASVLLSSLCFPADDVVNGFVMLIESADDTALDNPVVVEDLAMFLARAVVDEVLAPQHLEEVGSQFLGTDSIGGKVLQMAKSLLKARLSGERILRCWGGGGSSRPGWAVEDVKHKIGKLLEEYESGGDIREAYRCIKELGMPFFHHEVVKKAMVMVMEKKNERLWGLLAHCFGSGLITMNQMTKGFSRVEESLDDLALDVPDARKQFLAYVEKAKTTGWLDSSFHYGNSINGKDNGACQ is encoded by the exons ATGAACGTCACTGCTGGTTTTATATCAGATGAACGCCGGGAGATTGTCCAATCTGCTTCAGGGAGTGAAGATCCAATGCAAATCCCCATTTCTTCAAAATCTCCAAGGTCAACACAGGTCCATGGCAAAGGAAGTCCCGTTAACCATGATAGGCAGTCACGTTCCCCAATAGATGGTCGTCCTAAGAAAG GTGGTTGTGGTGGTAAAGGAACTTGGGGAGGGTTACTCGATTCTGATTCCAGTTATGCTCTTGACCCAAATGACCCAAACTACGATAGCAGTGAG GAATATGGACATCCAAATGCAAGAAAATCTGCACCTGATTTTGATGCGTTTAAAAAGAAGGCGACAATAATAGTGGAGGAATACTTTGCTACTGATGATGTTGACTCAGCTACCAATGAATTAAAAGAACTTGCAATGCCCAGTTACAACTATTACTTTGTAAAAAAGCTGGTCTCTATGGCTATGGATAGGCATGACCATGAAAAAGAAATGGCTGCTGTTCTATTATCTGCACTCTATGCTGATGTAATTGATGCCCCGCAGGTTTACAGAGGCTTTAGTAAACTGGTGGAATCTGCAGATGATCTGATTGTAGATATACCGGATACAGTTGATATCCTTGCATTGTTTATAGCTCGAGCTGTGGTTGATGACATACTCCCTCCTGCATTCCTTAAAAAACAAATAGCACTCTTACCTAATGATTCAAAGGGGGTGGAAGTCTTGGAAAGAGCTGAGAAAGGGTATCTAGCAGCTCCTATGCATGCAGAAATTATTGAGCGTCGCTGGAGGGTTAGCAAGAAAACAGTTGAGGATGTAAAGGCAAGGATAAACAACTTGTTGATAGAATATGTAACGAGTGGTGACAAGAAAGAGGCTTATAGATGCATCAAGGATTTGAAAGTTCCTTTCTTCCACCATGAAATAGTTAAACGAGCACTTGTTATGGCAATGGAAAGGCGACAAGCTGAAGATAGACTACTGGATCTACTCAAGGAAGCAGCTGAAGAAGGTCTGATAAACTCAAGTCAAATTACAAAGGGATTTGATAGGTTGATTGACACAATTGAGGATTTGTCCCTTGACATACCAAATGCACAGAGGATACTGAAGTCTTTGATTTCTAAGGCTACATCTGATGGATGGTTGTGTGCTTCATCTTTAAGGTCTTTTTCATTGGAGCCCAGAAAAAATTTATTGGAAGACAATTTTACTAGAACTTTCAAGTTGAAGTCTCAATCAATTGTTCAAGAATATTTTTTGACCGGTGATATCTCTGAGGTTTTTAGCTGTATAGAAGCAGAGAATAAAACTTCCTCAGGTGAACTGAATGCTATCTTTGTTAAAAGGTTGATAACTTTAGCAATGGATCGGAAGAACAGGGAGAAAGAAATGGCTTCTGTTTTGCTATCATCATTATGTTTTCCTGCAGATGATGTAGTAAATGGGTTTGTGATGTTGATAGAATCTGCCGATGACACTGCTCTAGATAATCCAGTTGTTGTTGAGGATCTTGCTATGTTTTTGGCTAGAGCAGTGGTAGATGAAGTTTTAGCCCCACAGCACCTAGAAGAGGTTGGTAGCCAATTTCTGGGGACGGACTCTATTGGGGGCAAAGTGCTTCAAATGGCAAAGTCATTGCTAAAGGCTCGACTTTCAGGAGAGCGCATCTTGAGGTGTTGGGGTGGTGGTGGTAGCAGTAGGCCGGGATGGGCCGTTGAAGATGTGAAACACAAAATAGGAAAGCTGTTAGAGGAATATGAATCCGGAGGAGACATTAGGGAAGCTTATCGATGCATAAAGGAGTTAGGCATGCCATTCTTCCACCACGAGGTTGTAAAGAAAGCAATGGTGATGGTTATGGAGAAAAAGAACGAAAGACTTTGGGGTTTGCTTGCACATTGTTTTGGCTCAGGGCTGATAACCATGAACCAGATGACAAAGGGTTTCTCGAGGGTAGAAGAATCACTTGATGACTTGGCTCTTGATGTGCCTGATGCCCGAAAACAGTTTCTAGCATATGTCGAAAAAGCAAAGACTACCGGTTGGTTGGATTCATCGTTTCATTATGGCAATTCCATAAACGGTAAAGATAATGGGGCCTGCCAATAA
- the LOC108487525 gene encoding MA3 DOMAIN-CONTAINING TRANSLATION REGULATORY FACTOR 2 isoform X2, producing MQFNDERREIVQSASGSEDPMQIPISSKSPRSTQVHGKGSPVNHDRQSRSPIDGRPKKGGCGGKGTWGGLLDSDSSYALDPNDPNYDSSEEYGHPNARKSAPDFDAFKKKATIIVEEYFATDDVDSATNELKELAMPSYNYYFVKKLVSMAMDRHDHEKEMAAVLLSALYADVIDAPQVYRGFSKLVESADDLIVDIPDTVDILALFIARAVVDDILPPAFLKKQIALLPNDSKGVEVLERAEKGYLAAPMHAEIIERRWRVSKKTVEDVKARINNLLIEYVTSGDKKEAYRCIKDLKVPFFHHEIVKRALVMAMERRQAEDRLLDLLKEAAEEGLINSSQITKGFDRLIDTIEDLSLDIPNAQRILKSLISKATSDGWLCASSLRSFSLEPRKNLLEDNFTRTFKLKSQSIVQEYFLTGDISEVFSCIEAENKTSSGELNAIFVKRLITLAMDRKNREKEMASVLLSSLCFPADDVVNGFVMLIESADDTALDNPVVVEDLAMFLARAVVDEVLAPQHLEEVGSQFLGTDSIGGKVLQMAKSLLKARLSGERILRCWGGGGSSRPGWAVEDVKHKIGKLLEEYESGGDIREAYRCIKELGMPFFHHEVVKKAMVMVMEKKNERLWGLLAHCFGSGLITMNQMTKGFSRVEESLDDLALDVPDARKQFLAYVEKAKTTGWLDSSFHYGNSINGKDNGACQ from the exons ATGCAGTTTAATG ATGAACGCCGGGAGATTGTCCAATCTGCTTCAGGGAGTGAAGATCCAATGCAAATCCCCATTTCTTCAAAATCTCCAAGGTCAACACAGGTCCATGGCAAAGGAAGTCCCGTTAACCATGATAGGCAGTCACGTTCCCCAATAGATGGTCGTCCTAAGAAAG GTGGTTGTGGTGGTAAAGGAACTTGGGGAGGGTTACTCGATTCTGATTCCAGTTATGCTCTTGACCCAAATGACCCAAACTACGATAGCAGTGAG GAATATGGACATCCAAATGCAAGAAAATCTGCACCTGATTTTGATGCGTTTAAAAAGAAGGCGACAATAATAGTGGAGGAATACTTTGCTACTGATGATGTTGACTCAGCTACCAATGAATTAAAAGAACTTGCAATGCCCAGTTACAACTATTACTTTGTAAAAAAGCTGGTCTCTATGGCTATGGATAGGCATGACCATGAAAAAGAAATGGCTGCTGTTCTATTATCTGCACTCTATGCTGATGTAATTGATGCCCCGCAGGTTTACAGAGGCTTTAGTAAACTGGTGGAATCTGCAGATGATCTGATTGTAGATATACCGGATACAGTTGATATCCTTGCATTGTTTATAGCTCGAGCTGTGGTTGATGACATACTCCCTCCTGCATTCCTTAAAAAACAAATAGCACTCTTACCTAATGATTCAAAGGGGGTGGAAGTCTTGGAAAGAGCTGAGAAAGGGTATCTAGCAGCTCCTATGCATGCAGAAATTATTGAGCGTCGCTGGAGGGTTAGCAAGAAAACAGTTGAGGATGTAAAGGCAAGGATAAACAACTTGTTGATAGAATATGTAACGAGTGGTGACAAGAAAGAGGCTTATAGATGCATCAAGGATTTGAAAGTTCCTTTCTTCCACCATGAAATAGTTAAACGAGCACTTGTTATGGCAATGGAAAGGCGACAAGCTGAAGATAGACTACTGGATCTACTCAAGGAAGCAGCTGAAGAAGGTCTGATAAACTCAAGTCAAATTACAAAGGGATTTGATAGGTTGATTGACACAATTGAGGATTTGTCCCTTGACATACCAAATGCACAGAGGATACTGAAGTCTTTGATTTCTAAGGCTACATCTGATGGATGGTTGTGTGCTTCATCTTTAAGGTCTTTTTCATTGGAGCCCAGAAAAAATTTATTGGAAGACAATTTTACTAGAACTTTCAAGTTGAAGTCTCAATCAATTGTTCAAGAATATTTTTTGACCGGTGATATCTCTGAGGTTTTTAGCTGTATAGAAGCAGAGAATAAAACTTCCTCAGGTGAACTGAATGCTATCTTTGTTAAAAGGTTGATAACTTTAGCAATGGATCGGAAGAACAGGGAGAAAGAAATGGCTTCTGTTTTGCTATCATCATTATGTTTTCCTGCAGATGATGTAGTAAATGGGTTTGTGATGTTGATAGAATCTGCCGATGACACTGCTCTAGATAATCCAGTTGTTGTTGAGGATCTTGCTATGTTTTTGGCTAGAGCAGTGGTAGATGAAGTTTTAGCCCCACAGCACCTAGAAGAGGTTGGTAGCCAATTTCTGGGGACGGACTCTATTGGGGGCAAAGTGCTTCAAATGGCAAAGTCATTGCTAAAGGCTCGACTTTCAGGAGAGCGCATCTTGAGGTGTTGGGGTGGTGGTGGTAGCAGTAGGCCGGGATGGGCCGTTGAAGATGTGAAACACAAAATAGGAAAGCTGTTAGAGGAATATGAATCCGGAGGAGACATTAGGGAAGCTTATCGATGCATAAAGGAGTTAGGCATGCCATTCTTCCACCACGAGGTTGTAAAGAAAGCAATGGTGATGGTTATGGAGAAAAAGAACGAAAGACTTTGGGGTTTGCTTGCACATTGTTTTGGCTCAGGGCTGATAACCATGAACCAGATGACAAAGGGTTTCTCGAGGGTAGAAGAATCACTTGATGACTTGGCTCTTGATGTGCCTGATGCCCGAAAACAGTTTCTAGCATATGTCGAAAAAGCAAAGACTACCGGTTGGTTGGATTCATCGTTTCATTATGGCAATTCCATAAACGGTAAAGATAATGGGGCCTGCCAATAA